From Argopecten irradians isolate NY chromosome 3, Ai_NY, whole genome shotgun sequence:
GTTTCCATGAGTTTACCGTATTGAACTGCTGTCGGTAGGTACTGAAAGGCAGTCTAGGGTCCACCTTCTTGGCCGCCGTGTTAGACACGGGTAGTTCGGTCGTAGTAGCTTGACCCACGTTACTATCACTGGCCTTACCCTTCGAATTTCCCatgataatgttttaatttgcTATTAAAGCAAACAAATGTCAGCACCGCATTGTAACCATATAAAAGATAGTATTCATACCATCATGATGTCTCTTCAAGAGCTGACCGACAAATGATTAATTTTTGATATTGCACCTGTAAATGCATGACGAATAAATAAGTAATTATCAGATAAATGAATGACGTGGATCTGGTAGAATCTTctgttatacaatgtatactcaGTGTAAATACTGTTGAAACAAACGTAAAGTGAGGATTGATTGTAATAGGATTATCTGAGTAATACAGCTCGTCTGGGAATAATGTCACGCGTGCAGTTAGCCATTATTTAAAGTTTCTACGctcaatttttttataaactatTATAAGTTTAATTGACATAACCTCAATGTTCGATAAGAATTTCTTTAACTACTGTAAGTTTAAAATGGTGAGTTTaatttttcacaactttgaAAACATATTCAACGTAAAACGTCACTTAGGATGACATACACAAGCCTCTCAGTACCGGCTTACGGGCGTGTCTGTGTTGTAGAGCACGAAACACACTGCTTAAAGCCACAGACAATCCCATATAAGATCGGCTAAAACAATGCTTATTGTCTGTTTGTAGCACTTGTAAATTCTGTAACACTCATAAAACATGAAGTGGTAAAAAACAATTGACAATTTCGTCATTTTCTTCCTATGGCTTGGTATAACTTTTAATTTATACGAACCTGATTTGGTCTCAGGTTAAATTGGCATCGAGCATCAAATTAACTTTTGAAActcttttcattaaaataatctATAATAAAGCAAAGAGTGTTAAGGGGAAAATTTAAATACTCTTAAaaattctgtaatgcttttctttAGAGTTTTTTAAGCAAAGACGTTACCATAAGTTAAGGAATTTCGTGAAACCGGACCCAGATACTCAAGTAATCATACCAAAGGTTGACCCACCGTAATGGAGTTGTATCTCCGTTATCATAAATAAGACACAGAGTTGTCTAGTAAGCTAGCTGTTACCTGTGGGTATGGTTTAATGTATCATAAATCTTACAAATAAGAATATTCAGTTATAAATAATCCAGATTGACCAGTTCAGAATACATATTGTAGTGGTTTACTCCTTACGTGATAATCAAATATTGGATTGATATATCATAATGATGTATAAGGCGTCATATATTTCACCGACTCCTTTGAAACGTCTCTCAAACCTTGTGTTTGACACTAAGAATAATGTATTTATACCGATTTGATGTTTGGACCAATTGATGCCGTAGTAATATTGTAgccatacagtcaaacctgtctataaagacgaTTGTAGGGCCCGGCCCGCgaacatttcttaacttaaatTCACAGCTTTGCCGGCAAACTTCCTTATTGTAAagtttttataataatttcataaatactttcctatggagaattttaagttaaagagCATTTTTTTCAAGTTAAGGAAAATTGATGAAACTGGGTCCAGAGACAAAGACACAAAACTGTTTCTATAGCCCGAACTTGAAGATCTAGAACGCAAAGGTCTTAGTAAGCAGGTGGTGCTTATACAAAGTTATAAATGCTAAGGGACGCATCTAGTGGTGATCCTTTCATTAGATGTCGGCAGGTTTCGGTGACAATCATGGCGATAACACTAAATATGTCGAAGTGTGCGCAAATATCCAGAGCTCCCTTATTTTAAcagtaaaatgttatttaacagAGTTTGTCTTGCTATCATCATTAGTACTGAAAAAAATGCACACTGTATGATAGGaaacattaattacaattgAAAAAGTATTTACAAAAGGTAGCAACTGAACATATGTCGAGGTGAATATATGCAACTACAAAAATGACATGCACCAGGACCTGTATGATGCATCACTATCAAAGGTCAGAGGTTAACACACATGTGGTTAACACGTGATTCGTTTAACCAATAATCCATAGCAAGGGCAAAAGGTGCAAATCACTGATCACATTCACAGACGATGACGATGTAGGTAAATAATCATCATGTTTCGTTAGCTTAAGTCCGGTGTTAATGATTAACTACACAATCTACGCTTAGAGAGGTGCAattggtttattttgttttaacagcaaaggttatttaaggacgtgccaagtTAAAAACTGGAGTATCATGAGAAAAAAATCACCTGCCTACGATCAGTATCTGGTATCTTACCCACACGAAATTAGAACTATCAATCAAGGTATCGAGtgttaatatacattttgtttttaacgGAAACAACATATTGActgtttaaatgtattatataactataaacaaaaatatatgtgtgtgtataattACCACCAACGTAGTCAGAACTTCAGTGAGATtgtactataaaatggacaagagttccactattgcAACGAGACACatcatgaatataccgcagcctcctaaaacatacACAAACAACACATTGCAAACAGAGGATGCCGTCCGTAAATGACCTACGCTGTTGATAGGATTAAATCCTAATCATCTAAGCATTGATCTCGGGCTTTTTCAAACAGTAAAATTCTACCACGTCTCTCATAGCTTTAGGTAGGATGAAAAATACAAACATGAATTATATAAATAGTCGACCTAAATCAGTGAGTGGAATGTATGATGAAAGCATAAACGAAAACAAGAATAGTTTGTACATTGTAAGCTTTAATTCCATATTAAGATAAATAATGAACGTTTTAGACAATGATCTCTTTCAAAATTATAAGAATCTAGCAATCATTCAATAAGCTTATATGTGTTTTTCGGTATGAAAATTCCTTGATAAAGTCCCTTTCGATTCACACTTTTTATAATCAAACTGAGTACATGAAGAATAAATTTATGTATCTTAGTTATAACAATATTCATTTCGCTCAGTAATGCAAGATCCATTTTAATCATAACAAGTAAACGTAGCAGGAATATCACAAGATTAACTAGTCTTTCAAGTGTAAGAattttattaaagaaaaaaaacccacataaaTTGACATGAatcaacatgtacaatgtaaaacaGTTTCGTTAAAATATCAACTACATAAATaagtttttatcaataaatatattttgcaaATGATCCACgcattatttacagataatatcTCCTGTCAATAAAGTGATATAGGATCAATTTGACAGATTAatctaatgtatataaataattacatattttatctCTTGCACCCTTACAGTACACACACATAAAATCATCGAATAaaaatttctatttaaaattattCCTACCTCATGGACAATCAGTCAAATAAACTTGCAAATCATCGATTAAAGATGTCGATGATCTATTGGATTAAACAGAGAGTGCATGATCCTAAAATTAATGTTTGTACTTGCTTTAGGCGAGCATCAAAACGTAAATAACATGTggtttaaaaaaagttttaaataaatgctggttcacatttgtttttttcatgCATTACAAAAACACCAATACATCTGATTTTTAACTTTCTTAACATGTATTTTAGCGCCAGAAGGTTCttgtagtacattacaacatTGCATCCTATATGAGATTCGATCTCCAACAGTTTGTTCCTATATGTGATTGGCTCTTCAGTTGTATACTTCATACTTACACGTATTATCGTCTAATGACTCTCGAAGACTATCAATCAAAAACAATTACTCGTTACATTTTAACATGGAAAAAAGAGTTGTAAAAAACATGttgacataaaatattttttcgcaaagcaaaaggcactacaatgtaatgaaatatttagtttaaagaaaattatgaTTGGCaatatgatttaaatatttttgaaaattattgctggaaaataatacatgtacttatgtaGATATCTAGTTTTTATGTCCTATATAAGTATTAGAAAACAAAGTATTATCATTTAGCTGATTGAAAATTCAGAAGTAATTACGaaagttttaaataattttgaagaagATTACCAGGTAttcaaaaaacaatttaatatttcaagGGCAGGCTTTGAGcgacaaagaaaataattaaaggAACACAAATTCGTTTATTGTCTGACATGGGAGGTTTCCGTGTTCATATAAAAACGACAGTGCCATATCTATAACGATAGTACCATATCGGTAACGATAGTATCATAGCTCACAGTATAACATGGTATTTACGTGATATAGCATTTTTCGTTGTTTTCATATTTACTATAGAACAACGATGATTTTAAAACAACGGAAGTTTGTACTAATAAAGGAATCATTATTTTAAAGCTGAACTTCGAAAGTTCCAAACTTCGAAAAAAGTTatcaacaaatatttcatgtcgtacagtGCATGTATTCCATCTGCAGTTTTCAATCATGGCTTTTAACGTACTATCCGtctttgtattttaaatagGTCTAGTTGTATATGTTAGTAAGCGTTACGTCAtagttttcagagaaaacgagtTTTGTTCACATactaatgacgtcataaactaTACTTtcccacaagggagataactttgaaAACAACACAGTGGGTGTAAGTTGTATCCCTAGTTACGCCGGTATCAACACGCCCTTTCCATTTCTGACACTATGAAGTCATATAACATGTCAAAGTTTTCATTAGTAGTGTCAGTTAGCCGATCACCAAGGTTGTGTCGTAGTGTCTCCATAAAGGTCGCTTTCATGTcctgtaaaacaacaaacaagtGATGAAAATAACAGATTAAAGCAAATGAGGTCATAAACAACTTTGGACTAATTTATTACGCATTTTAACCctaaatcattttcatatatctcaattgtatatgatacaatacaaTTACATCCCAGCTTGGTTTGGCAATTGGCTATAATAGACAATTTCTCCGTTATTAAAATTACCTTGACCATTGTAACGGTCATGGAACCTGATGCGGCTACTCGATGAATTTCTTCTAATCCTATATCAACACTTTCAAGGttaactatgacgtcatcaaacaTTTGGAAGATATCCCCTGCCCTAACTTCGAACTCCAGGCTTTCTCTCATGGCCTCTTCTGTCTGAAGATCCCTGATATCCGGGAAACTTTCCTTATATGCGGGGAAACGTTCAAAGAATCTGAACAAAGGAAACAGTACGAATTTAAACTTTATACTCTGATATAGGCTATTTGGGGTGACTTATCAATCTTTGTTTACCATAATTTTAGTCCTTCTTCTCCAAATAAGATCATAGAAACAACAAACATCATTGCATTACATTATCCTATCTAAATATCGATGTTATGAAGGAATCTTTGTTTTGTGGAAAGTGCACGGAGGATGATACCAGGTCTAAAATAGTATGTTATATTATAACTACGGTGCGACAACAGAAGCACTGAGAATATCAACCACCATCGCATATGTAGGTTTTGgcatcaaaacaaacaaaaatcttgTTGCAAAGAGAAAGACAGTCAGTATTTGTGTAAGCATATCATGTCAGAGAAGCCTAAAAGTATACCAAGGAATGTTATTTGGTGGAGCCGAAGTTTCTTTACCGCCTACAtatgacaccatatataattcgAGTGACTGGATTATCATCTCTATCGCCAGTCTCCCCCTTCCTCTACGTCAGCCAGCGCAGTGTTTGTCGTACCACTATATACTTGTGATCCGACGATAAGACCAATGCTCAGTTATTGCATGTAGTTATCAGGGGGAGATCTAACGTCAGCGCCAGCAAATGGTCATAATTGTCACGTAAAATGTGCGAAACACGAGTATTAGTAAAATACTCCTTTCAGCAGCATCAATAATTCTAGTTTGAATACCTCCAAAAACTATTATCCGATGGCCTCTACCTTACATGACTGGCTTTgtgttataaatagatatacaaatatatgtttcataTCATACTAAATGAAACCACTTCCATCATTGTTTGGTGTGGGTGTTCAATGGACGATCTAAAGAAGCTTCACCTTGCATACCCCCTTACATTGATAAAggaaatttatcaaatatttagtCACAaggttatgaaaaaatattgacaaagaTATGAGAATTCATCAATGATTATGGAAATACCATAATAGCCTTAGTTCATAAAGATTAGGTCATTAAgattattacaataatattatTATGAAAGAACATGTTAGTATTCAGGGTTACTGTAACTACAAGTAGAAACACGATCACTGATTGTTGTCGGTAGTCTTTCGGTATCTTTCTTGGTATTTTTTAACTACAGAATAAAGCAATATAACTTGACATGTGCAAACCCAGCCATAGTTACATGTGAAGACAGCGATCTCAGAAGTCGAGCATACTTGATTTAATaggaaaaatgaaatgaaatactttCAAACtgcttttaaaattattttaagaaGGTTATGTGTGGCGATCACAAATATTTCCCTCAAAATTTGTATCGGTGTCTGTATGTCTAGTTATGAAATTGAagaaacaaattttgttgattgtggtatattcatgaCTTCCCTGATAC
This genomic window contains:
- the LOC138318279 gene encoding uncharacterized protein translates to MGNLKSRLKRSKSKSRKSGQVNLPESSSSRKTVDPRLPFNNYRQIFSIKNAWKNVMRTMEETAKDHLIRFFERFPAYKESFPDIRDLQTEEAMRESLEFEVRAGDIFQMFDDVIVNLESVDIGLEEIHRVAASGSMTVTMVKDMKATFMETLRHNLGDRLTDTTNENFDMLYDFIVSEMERAC